Proteins co-encoded in one Saprospira grandis genomic window:
- a CDS encoding fibronectin type III domain-containing protein yields the protein MRIYTLIAACLFLSIAGLRAQCTQVAPYSESFDGTTTPTCWTESGSDTWKYSTGAAYGAGGTLDHTGNGGNYAWIDGSGTSGPTVATTLETPLVDISGLTTPTLTYWVFSNNTNNPGDNNTLIIDFFDGASWNNVDTFRQDSIDWVEFKVDLSVYTITGNVQARFTVVEDCPTDAFYNDILLDDISFANLPTCLTAANMTASNVMPTAVDLDWTDNNAVSAGSYIVEYGPTGFTQGAGTMVSAITTPFNLTGLMAATDYDVYVRPFCGVGDTAAYTAPLSFTTACNTFVAPYLETFDGSATPNCWTESGSEAWKYSTAAGYAAGNAGDHTGNAGNYAWIDGSTPTGASQISTLETPQVDITALTRPGLIFWVYSNNTTNPGDNNTLIIDIYDGANWTTVDTIRQDFPNWHEVMVDLSVFTITGPVQARFTVVEDAGTAFYNDILIDDVAFDDLPTCLAVSGLAASNITATSADLNWTGTGSNFQVEVVMAGNTPTGTTAVINTNSSNQTGLMDNTTYEAYVREVCAPGDTSAWSMISFTTLCAVNGDTPTDPIMVSTATFNDTSSTASCYTDFIANSSADVWYQLIITDPCVTTIDASLCGSSYDTYLRIYDAGISQIAGNDDNCGTRSEILGTPVNYLDTIYVMVEGYSTNTGAYVLNITQNAESPSADISYPFASYCQNSGQVAVTNNGDLGGTYMSTAGLNIDSLTGEISAGASAIGAYSVIYGVGPNMSCMDYDTVAVAIADADTADISYPMANYCFGAGTVTPTIAATQGGSFSSPSNVVDLDPTTGAINVDNSSAGLHAIVYTTPNACADLDTFVINIDAADTADISYAMSSYCLDGTNPIAQINASNNGLFSSTPGIAIESFGGTIDLANSQAGAYVISYTTQGNCPDVDTVMLVLNARDDASFVYDTTTFCLGTQATTLPTTMVSGGTFSSSTGLVLDPNTGTIDFDNSPINANHSVTYTTAGACSNSASINIAFIDCSTSITTWNEQNIKLFPNPNNGQFQLQLEQALEGEQQIRIFNALGQVVWTQTASIQQQYNFNLNDLPAGQYILQLEGKDGRLQLPFVLAK from the coding sequence ATGAGAATTTATACGCTAATTGCGGCCTGTCTCTTTTTGAGCATTGCCGGCTTGAGGGCGCAGTGTACCCAGGTAGCTCCCTATTCGGAGAGCTTTGATGGGACGACAACGCCTACTTGTTGGACCGAAAGCGGCTCGGATACCTGGAAGTATAGTACAGGAGCTGCTTATGGGGCTGGTGGTACCTTAGACCATACTGGAAATGGCGGGAACTACGCCTGGATTGACGGTTCTGGGACTAGTGGACCCACTGTTGCAACAACTTTAGAGACGCCTTTGGTTGATATTTCGGGCCTAACGACCCCTACTTTGACTTATTGGGTTTTTAGTAATAATACCAATAACCCTGGAGATAACAACACCTTGATCATTGACTTTTTTGATGGGGCCAGTTGGAACAATGTGGATACTTTCCGTCAGGATAGCATTGACTGGGTGGAGTTTAAAGTTGACCTCTCTGTTTATACGATTACGGGTAATGTACAGGCACGCTTTACGGTAGTAGAAGATTGTCCTACTGATGCTTTTTACAATGACATCTTGCTAGATGACATTAGCTTTGCCAACTTGCCCACTTGTTTGACTGCAGCCAATATGACTGCTTCTAATGTTATGCCTACTGCTGTGGATTTGGATTGGACCGACAATAATGCGGTTTCTGCAGGTTCTTATATCGTAGAGTATGGCCCTACGGGCTTTACTCAAGGTGCAGGAACTATGGTATCGGCCATAACTACTCCATTTAATCTAACTGGACTAATGGCTGCTACGGACTATGATGTCTATGTGCGCCCATTCTGTGGGGTAGGTGATACTGCAGCTTATACAGCTCCTTTGAGCTTTACAACAGCTTGTAATACCTTTGTCGCTCCTTATCTAGAAACCTTTGATGGTTCTGCTACGCCTAACTGCTGGACCGAGAGTGGTTCTGAGGCTTGGAAGTATAGTACGGCTGCAGGTTATGCCGCTGGAAATGCTGGCGACCATACTGGAAATGCTGGAAATTATGCTTGGATTGATGGTTCTACTCCAACTGGAGCTAGCCAAATCTCTACTCTAGAGACGCCTCAGGTAGATATTACGGCCTTGACTCGCCCAGGCCTTATTTTTTGGGTATACTCTAACAATACCACCAACCCCGGCGATAACAATACTTTGATTATTGATATCTATGATGGGGCCAACTGGACCACTGTAGACACTATCCGCCAAGATTTTCCAAACTGGCATGAGGTGATGGTCGACTTGAGTGTCTTTACGATTACTGGCCCTGTACAGGCCCGCTTTACTGTAGTCGAAGATGCTGGAACGGCTTTCTACAACGATATCCTAATTGATGATGTAGCCTTTGATGACTTGCCTACTTGTTTGGCCGTTTCTGGCCTAGCCGCTAGCAATATTACCGCCACTTCTGCCGACTTGAACTGGACGGGAACTGGCTCTAACTTCCAAGTAGAAGTAGTCATGGCTGGAAATACCCCCACAGGAACTACTGCCGTAATCAATACCAACAGTAGCAACCAAACGGGTCTTATGGATAATACAACTTATGAGGCTTATGTCCGTGAAGTTTGTGCCCCTGGCGATACTTCTGCCTGGAGCATGATTAGCTTTACAACCCTTTGTGCGGTCAATGGAGATACGCCCACAGATCCTATTATGGTATCTACGGCTACTTTTAATGATACAAGCAGTACCGCTAGCTGTTATACCGACTTTATCGCCAACTCTTCTGCCGATGTTTGGTATCAACTGATTATCACTGATCCTTGTGTGACCACTATTGACGCCTCACTTTGTGGCTCTAGCTACGATACTTATCTCCGTATCTATGATGCTGGAATCAGCCAGATTGCGGGCAATGACGATAACTGTGGCACGCGCTCAGAAATTTTGGGCACGCCTGTTAATTACCTCGACACCATTTATGTAATGGTAGAAGGTTACAGTACAAACACAGGGGCTTATGTCCTAAATATCACTCAAAATGCGGAGAGCCCCTCCGCTGATATTAGCTATCCTTTTGCATCTTATTGCCAAAACTCTGGACAAGTTGCTGTGACTAACAATGGTGACCTTGGCGGTACTTATATGAGCACTGCAGGCCTTAATATTGATAGCCTAACTGGTGAGATTTCTGCTGGTGCTTCTGCAATTGGAGCCTATAGCGTTATTTATGGTGTTGGTCCAAACATGAGCTGTATGGATTATGACACTGTTGCTGTAGCTATTGCAGATGCCGACACCGCTGACATTAGCTACCCTATGGCTAATTATTGCTTTGGTGCGGGTACTGTTACGCCTACTATCGCAGCTACCCAAGGCGGTAGCTTTAGCAGCCCCTCTAATGTAGTTGATCTCGATCCTACTACTGGTGCAATCAATGTAGATAACTCTAGTGCTGGTCTTCACGCTATCGTCTATACTACGCCCAACGCTTGTGCCGATCTCGATACTTTTGTCATCAATATCGATGCGGCCGATACCGCAGATATTAGCTATGCCATGAGCAGCTACTGCCTAGATGGAACAAACCCCATTGCGCAAATCAATGCCAGCAATAACGGTTTGTTTAGCTCTACGCCTGGTATCGCTATCGAGAGCTTTGGCGGTACAATTGACCTCGCCAATAGCCAAGCGGGTGCTTATGTGATTTCTTATACTACACAAGGGAATTGCCCCGATGTAGATACCGTTATGCTCGTACTTAATGCTCGTGATGATGCTAGCTTTGTCTATGATACCACAACTTTCTGCCTAGGAACTCAAGCTACCACTTTGCCAACTACAATGGTTTCAGGCGGAACCTTCAGTAGTAGTACAGGCCTAGTTCTTGATCCTAATACTGGAACAATTGACTTTGATAATAGCCCAATCAATGCTAACCACAGTGTTACTTATACTACAGCTGGTGCTTGTAGCAACAGCGCTAGCATTAACATTGCTTTCATTGACTGTAGCACCAGCATTACCACTTGGAATGAGCAAAACATTAAGCTCTTCCCCAACCCCAACAACGGTCAGTTCCAACTCCAATTGGAGCAAGCCCTAGAAGGCGAGCAGCAGATTCGCATCTTCAATGCTTTGGGCCAAGTGGTTTGGACGCAAACCGCAAGCATCCAACAACAATACAACTTTAACCTCAACGATTTGCCCGCTGGCCAATATATCCTTCAACTAGAAGGTAAGGATGGCCGCCTACAATTGCCTTTCGTTTTGGCCAAATAG
- a CDS encoding S1C family serine protease: MRNGIILLAVSILSSGLTLGVYKTCLEKERPAGQEVIVREFVPKYQATYYNDSPYGSPLTDRPKDFKAAANLARPSVVHIQSNGGNEELFDFGSGASGSGVIISKDGYMLTNNHVVEGARQVEVTLNDRRKYKAKVIGTDPSTDLAVIKVEEEELDGRELPVLGFANSDQLQVGEWVLAVGNPFNLTSTVTAGIVSAKGRNIDILEGTYSIESFIQTDAAVNPGNSGGALIDAEGRLVGINTAIITRSGRYEGYSFAVPVNLARKVAKDLIEYGEVQRGFLGVTIRDVSNELAKEMSLNSLDGVYLDRVNAGSAAEEGGLKSGDIITHVNNVKVKSSPELQEQVGLFRPGQEVAIIYFRDGKSYETKVELKNASNGNSIEDKPRSERFRNEETVLEELGIDIRPLNSKERRRLDLEKGLIVTKIRSGSLMESTNMDRDFIIETVNGEKVKTEEEFIQAIIQAEDEVKLDGFYENFSGDYSYLFNK; this comes from the coding sequence ATGAGAAATGGAATTATCCTATTGGCGGTTTCGATCTTGAGTTCGGGATTGACCTTAGGGGTTTATAAAACCTGTCTAGAAAAAGAACGTCCTGCCGGCCAAGAAGTGATTGTGCGGGAATTTGTGCCTAAATACCAAGCGACTTATTATAATGATAGCCCTTATGGCAGTCCGTTGACGGATCGGCCCAAAGACTTTAAGGCGGCGGCCAATTTGGCTCGGCCTTCGGTGGTGCATATTCAGTCTAATGGGGGCAATGAGGAGTTATTTGACTTTGGTTCTGGGGCTTCGGGTTCTGGGGTGATTATTAGTAAGGACGGCTATATGCTGACGAACAACCATGTGGTGGAAGGGGCTCGGCAGGTAGAGGTGACCTTGAATGACCGCAGAAAATACAAGGCGAAGGTGATTGGGACCGATCCTTCTACGGATTTGGCCGTGATTAAGGTAGAAGAAGAGGAGTTGGATGGCCGCGAGTTGCCTGTTTTGGGCTTTGCCAATTCGGATCAGTTGCAGGTGGGCGAATGGGTTTTGGCCGTGGGCAATCCCTTTAATTTGACCTCTACGGTAACGGCGGGGATTGTGTCGGCCAAGGGCCGTAACATTGATATTTTGGAGGGGACTTACTCTATTGAGTCTTTTATTCAGACCGATGCGGCGGTGAATCCGGGCAATAGTGGTGGCGCTTTGATTGATGCAGAGGGCCGTTTGGTGGGGATTAACACCGCTATTATTACTCGTTCGGGCCGATATGAGGGTTACTCTTTTGCGGTGCCGGTCAATTTGGCGCGTAAAGTGGCTAAAGACCTGATTGAATATGGAGAGGTCCAAAGAGGATTTTTGGGCGTAACGATTCGAGATGTGAGCAATGAATTGGCCAAAGAAATGTCGCTTAACTCCTTGGATGGGGTCTATTTGGACCGAGTTAATGCGGGCAGTGCAGCCGAAGAAGGCGGCCTAAAATCAGGCGATATTATTACGCATGTAAATAATGTAAAGGTGAAGAGCTCGCCAGAATTGCAAGAGCAGGTGGGGCTTTTCCGTCCTGGGCAAGAGGTGGCCATCATCTATTTCCGAGATGGAAAATCTTATGAAACAAAGGTAGAGCTCAAGAATGCCTCTAATGGCAATAGCATTGAGGACAAGCCTCGTTCGGAGCGCTTCAGAAATGAGGAAACTGTATTGGAAGAGTTGGGTATTGATATTCGCCCCCTCAATAGCAAAGAGCGTCGCCGCTTGGATCTGGAGAAGGGCTTGATTGTGACTAAAATCCGTTCGGGCAGCCTAATGGAAAGTACCAATATGGACCGCGACTTCATCATTGAGACCGTAAATGGAGAAAAAGTAAAAACTGAAGAGGAATTTATTCAGGCCATTATTCAGGCCGAGGATGAAGTGAAGTTAGATGGTTTTTATGAGAACTTTAGTGGTGATTATAGCTACTTGTTTAATAAATAA
- the hutH gene encoding histidine ammonia-lyase — translation MHLLTEKELTLAALHQLWAEHTKIELTDSLWTKVKACRDFLEQKVAASEDSFYGINTGFGSLCDVKIGKEALNELQHNLVRSHAFGTGDLVPQELARLMLLLKIQNLAQGFSGVRPILLQRLIDSYNADLIPVIYQLGSLGASGDLAPLAHLSLPILGEGEVYFKGERMPSAQALEKLGWQPLALEMKEGLALLNGTQFSLAYGIYSYWKAEKLSLWADSIAAISIDGFGGLLSPFDERLHLIRPHNGQLQTAKNIRTLLADSPLMKAEKEVVQDPYSFRCVPQVHGASKDALQYAKKVLTTELNSVTDNPNIFPETDAILSGGNFHAQPLALTLDFMALALSELGSISERRLYQLIGGKRGLPAFLTPNSGLHSGLMIGQYTAASIASQNKQLCTPASVDSLVSCNGQEDHVSMAANAGTKLYRLVHNLERLLAIELMAAMQSLEFRTLTSSAAIENCRQAFRQVVPAIEGDRVFAQDLAKAIDFIAKKDSPLAQLTNN, via the coding sequence ATGCATTTGCTTACCGAAAAAGAACTAACATTAGCCGCATTGCATCAGCTTTGGGCTGAACATACAAAAATTGAATTAACGGACTCCCTTTGGACCAAAGTAAAGGCTTGCCGCGATTTTCTAGAGCAGAAGGTGGCAGCCTCAGAAGACTCTTTTTATGGCATCAATACGGGCTTTGGCTCCCTTTGCGATGTCAAAATTGGCAAGGAGGCCCTAAACGAACTGCAGCATAATTTGGTCCGCTCTCATGCTTTTGGTACGGGCGATTTGGTGCCCCAAGAGCTGGCCCGCCTCATGCTACTACTCAAAATACAGAATCTGGCCCAAGGGTTTTCTGGCGTTCGCCCTATTTTGCTCCAACGCCTCATTGATAGCTATAATGCAGACCTCATTCCCGTCATTTATCAACTCGGTAGCCTAGGCGCCTCTGGCGATTTGGCCCCCCTGGCCCACCTTTCTCTTCCCATTTTAGGCGAGGGAGAGGTCTATTTTAAAGGGGAACGCATGCCCTCGGCCCAAGCCCTAGAAAAATTGGGCTGGCAGCCTCTTGCTCTCGAAATGAAGGAGGGCCTAGCCCTGCTCAATGGTACGCAGTTTTCTTTGGCCTACGGGATTTATAGCTACTGGAAGGCAGAAAAACTTAGCCTTTGGGCCGATAGCATTGCCGCTATTTCTATTGATGGCTTTGGCGGTTTACTTAGCCCCTTTGATGAACGTCTGCATCTTATTCGCCCTCATAATGGCCAATTACAAACGGCCAAAAATATTAGAACTCTACTGGCCGATTCTCCCCTGATGAAGGCCGAAAAAGAGGTGGTGCAAGATCCCTATTCTTTCCGCTGCGTGCCTCAAGTGCATGGGGCCAGCAAAGATGCCCTACAATATGCCAAAAAGGTACTCACTACAGAGCTCAATAGCGTCACCGACAACCCCAATATCTTCCCCGAAACAGATGCGATTCTCTCTGGCGGAAATTTCCACGCCCAACCGCTTGCCCTTACGCTCGATTTTATGGCATTGGCCCTCTCCGAACTTGGAAGTATCTCGGAACGCCGTCTGTATCAACTCATTGGCGGAAAAAGAGGCCTGCCCGCTTTCCTTACTCCCAATTCGGGCCTGCACTCTGGCCTGATGATCGGCCAATATACCGCGGCCTCTATTGCTAGCCAAAATAAACAGCTCTGTACCCCCGCTTCTGTAGATTCTCTGGTCTCTTGCAATGGCCAAGAGGACCATGTGAGTATGGCCGCCAATGCAGGCACCAAACTTTATCGCTTGGTCCATAATCTAGAACGCCTTTTGGCTATTGAACTAATGGCGGCTATGCAAAGCCTAGAGTTTAGAACTCTAACTAGCTCTGCCGCTATCGAAAATTGCCGCCAAGCTTTCCGCCAAGTCGTGCCCGCCATTGAAGGCGATCGGGTGTTTGCCCAAGATCTAGCCAAGGCTATTGACTTTATTGCCAAAAAAGATAGCCCGCTTGCCCAATTAACCAATAATTAG
- the dapF gene encoding diaminopimelate epimerase has protein sequence MSAIPFYKYQAAGNDFVIFDNRDGQFSFSAQEIARICHRQFGIGADGIMLLETAASTDFKMVYFNADGAPSSMCGNGGRALVAFAHHLGLFENSCSFMAVDGLHQAKVLGPNYIALEMQDYKDLLLADTHCFLDTGSPHHIEFVAQSEAVDVVQEGRKIRYAAPYGEKGANVNFVEVLGPKQLQIATYERGVENETLACGTGVTAAAIAHFLQHGPKTKGHQRIEVRAKGGELAVEFDYQEEIKNIWLLGPAQAVFQGQYFGLQK, from the coding sequence ATGTCAGCCATTCCTTTCTATAAATATCAAGCAGCAGGCAATGATTTTGTCATTTTTGACAATCGAGATGGGCAGTTTTCTTTTTCGGCCCAAGAAATTGCCCGCATCTGCCACCGACAGTTTGGCATTGGGGCCGATGGCATTATGCTCTTAGAAACAGCTGCTTCTACAGACTTTAAGATGGTCTATTTTAATGCCGATGGCGCCCCCAGCAGTATGTGCGGCAATGGCGGAAGAGCTTTGGTCGCCTTTGCCCATCATTTGGGCCTCTTTGAAAATAGCTGTAGCTTTATGGCCGTGGATGGTCTGCACCAGGCCAAGGTCTTAGGGCCTAATTATATTGCCCTAGAAATGCAGGATTATAAGGATTTGCTCCTGGCCGATACGCACTGCTTTTTAGATACGGGCTCTCCTCATCATATTGAGTTTGTCGCCCAATCCGAAGCCGTCGATGTGGTCCAAGAAGGCCGAAAAATTCGCTATGCCGCTCCCTATGGAGAAAAAGGCGCAAATGTCAATTTTGTAGAAGTCCTCGGCCCTAAACAACTCCAAATTGCCACCTACGAAAGAGGGGTGGAAAATGAAACTTTGGCCTGTGGCACCGGCGTTACCGCCGCCGCTATTGCTCATTTTCTACAACATGGCCCAAAAACAAAAGGCCATCAACGCATAGAGGTCCGAGCCAAAGGCGGAGAACTAGCCGTAGAGTTCGATTACCAAGAAGAAATTAAAAATATTTGGCTGTTGGGCCCCGCCCAAGCCGTTTTTCAAGGCCAGTATTTCGGCCTCCAAAAATAA
- a CDS encoding carbonic anhydrase — MSKNLLWDAALAKLKAGNDRFVNEQAEGKKQAMDRRQELTKGQAPWAIILSCADSRVVPELAFDTGLGELFVIRVAGNIANTSTIASIEYAVAHLDVNLIVVMGHESCGAVTAAMAEGDAESNNLKHLLDYIQPALSACPNCQDVNEVVKKNAELTAEALAANSSIIQNEIQNGELKVFSAYYNLSDGHVDFFEEA; from the coding sequence ATGTCTAAGAACTTATTATGGGATGCGGCCTTGGCCAAATTGAAAGCAGGAAACGACCGCTTTGTCAATGAACAAGCAGAAGGAAAAAAACAGGCCATGGACCGCCGCCAAGAGCTTACTAAAGGGCAGGCGCCTTGGGCGATTATTTTGAGTTGTGCCGACTCTAGAGTGGTGCCCGAACTTGCCTTTGACACTGGCCTGGGCGAGCTCTTTGTGATTCGGGTAGCGGGCAATATTGCCAATACCTCTACCATTGCGAGTATTGAGTATGCCGTGGCCCACCTAGACGTTAATTTGATTGTGGTCATGGGCCACGAAAGCTGCGGAGCAGTTACGGCCGCCATGGCCGAGGGCGATGCAGAAAGCAATAACCTCAAGCATTTGTTGGACTATATTCAGCCGGCGCTTTCGGCCTGCCCCAACTGCCAAGATGTGAACGAAGTGGTTAAGAAAAATGCCGAACTAACGGCAGAAGCCCTAGCGGCCAACTCCAGCATCATCCAAAATGAAATCCAGAATGGGGAGCTCAAGGTCTTTTCGGCCTACTACAACCTCTCTGACGGACATGTAGACTTTTTTGAGGAGGCTTAG
- a CDS encoding OmpA family protein — MRYLIILSCFIPQLLAAQSIQWAAVVFDKSSELALPKHKGQYVAKEVVGPPSVIAENCKGTPCAWTPKSKSNGDGEFIKVGYKTPQKVKQITVSEAFNPGAIEKIVAYGSKGEVRLIFEQTPELSKENKDRKGKLTKFVLEEQTDFLVSAIQLHLNTRMVYGYNQIDAIGISEEEVDYQVEVQTVAGADEVDDPVNLGANINSPTDELAPLISPDGQLLYYTRQNHPDNLGDKGNQDVWCAKLGEDGQFLPAENIGAPINNERNNSICSVTPDGQTLLVLNVYKKDGGSEKGLSFSHKEGADRWSFPEALEIEDYYNHNKFGEYSLANDGKTLVLAIERDDSEGAKDIYVSFRNEDGSWTAPLHTGEVLNTAASELSPYLAADGKTLYFATSGRPGYGEADMFMSRRLDDSWTNWSEPLNLGPKLNTSDFDAYYSLPASGEYAFFSSSENSLGKTDIMKVQLPESARPEAVLLVRGRVFNALDSTPLAASVQYESLGKEGPSGIARSNPQTGAYSLVLPSGTNYGFLAQKEKFLSESKSIDLPKGGEYKEVVVDLYLHPIQKGAKIRLNNIFFDTNKYNLKEEGQKELDRLLALMAQYPEMKIEIGGHTDSRGSLAANQTLSNNRAKAVVDYLQEHGISAKRMKAKGYGENDPAASNETEEGRAFNRRIELKVLELD; from the coding sequence ATGCGTTATTTAATCATCCTCAGTTGTTTTATCCCTCAGCTCCTAGCGGCCCAATCTATACAATGGGCGGCTGTGGTTTTCGACAAATCTTCTGAACTGGCCTTGCCCAAACATAAGGGGCAGTATGTGGCCAAAGAAGTTGTGGGCCCGCCTTCCGTTATTGCAGAAAACTGTAAAGGAACGCCTTGCGCTTGGACGCCCAAGTCAAAGTCTAATGGAGATGGCGAGTTTATTAAAGTGGGCTATAAAACGCCTCAAAAGGTAAAGCAGATCACGGTTTCTGAGGCCTTCAACCCTGGTGCGATTGAAAAAATTGTGGCCTATGGCAGCAAGGGAGAGGTCCGCTTGATTTTTGAGCAAACGCCCGAATTGAGCAAAGAAAATAAAGATCGCAAGGGTAAATTGACCAAATTTGTATTGGAAGAACAGACGGATTTTCTGGTCTCTGCCATTCAGCTCCATCTCAATACCCGTATGGTTTACGGCTATAATCAGATCGATGCCATTGGAATTTCTGAAGAGGAGGTTGACTATCAGGTAGAGGTGCAAACTGTGGCTGGAGCGGATGAGGTAGATGATCCGGTCAATCTTGGGGCAAATATCAATAGCCCAACCGATGAATTGGCCCCCTTGATTTCTCCTGATGGCCAATTGCTTTATTATACCCGTCAGAATCATCCCGATAATCTAGGCGACAAAGGCAATCAGGATGTTTGGTGCGCAAAACTGGGCGAAGATGGGCAGTTTTTGCCCGCCGAAAATATTGGTGCGCCCATCAATAATGAGCGCAATAACTCGATCTGTTCGGTCACGCCCGATGGCCAAACCCTTTTGGTACTCAATGTCTATAAAAAAGATGGGGGCTCGGAGAAGGGGCTTTCTTTTTCGCATAAGGAGGGGGCCGACCGCTGGTCTTTTCCCGAGGCCTTAGAAATTGAAGACTACTACAACCACAATAAGTTTGGCGAGTATAGTCTGGCCAATGATGGCAAAACTTTGGTCTTGGCCATCGAGCGAGATGACTCGGAGGGGGCCAAGGATATTTATGTTTCTTTTAGAAATGAAGATGGCAGCTGGACTGCCCCCCTGCATACGGGAGAGGTCCTGAATACCGCTGCTTCTGAGCTGTCTCCTTATTTGGCGGCCGATGGCAAAACCCTTTATTTTGCTACTTCTGGTCGGCCAGGCTACGGGGAGGCGGATATGTTTATGAGCCGTCGTTTGGACGATAGCTGGACCAATTGGTCGGAGCCGCTCAACCTGGGCCCCAAACTCAATACCTCTGATTTTGATGCCTATTACTCTTTGCCTGCTTCTGGGGAGTACGCTTTTTTCTCTTCTAGTGAAAACTCTTTGGGCAAAACCGATATCATGAAAGTACAATTGCCCGAGTCGGCTCGTCCAGAGGCCGTATTATTGGTCCGTGGCCGAGTATTTAATGCCCTAGACAGCACGCCTTTGGCGGCCTCGGTGCAGTACGAAAGCTTGGGCAAAGAGGGGCCTTCTGGCATTGCCCGCTCCAATCCTCAAACGGGGGCCTATAGCTTGGTTTTGCCTTCAGGGACCAACTACGGATTTTTGGCCCAAAAGGAGAAGTTCCTCTCGGAAAGTAAATCGATTGATTTGCCCAAGGGCGGAGAATATAAAGAAGTGGTGGTAGACCTCTATTTGCACCCGATTCAGAAGGGGGCCAAGATTCGGCTCAACAATATTTTCTTTGATACCAATAAGTATAACCTCAAGGAAGAGGGCCAAAAAGAACTGGACCGCCTCTTGGCCCTAATGGCCCAATATCCAGAAATGAAGATTGAAATTGGGGGACATACCGACAGCCGAGGAAGCTTGGCCGCCAACCAAACGCTTTCTAATAATCGGGCAAAGGCCGTAGTGGACTACCTCCAAGAGCATGGGATTTCGGCTAAGCGCATGAAGGCTAAAGGCTATGGGGAAAATGATCCTGCGGCCAGCAATGAAACAGAAGAAGGCCGTGCCTTTAATCGCCGAATTGAATTGAAGGTATTGGAATTAGATTAA
- a CDS encoding gliding motility protein GldC encodes MGKDTNKVVQENNIQLTVGLNADRTPVKIEWEASDSQNGPEECKAMLVSLFDKAHKDTLKIDLWTLEMQVNEMDRFMYQTLRGLADTYYRATNNQQLSNDFMRFVQYFGEKTETLPKK; translated from the coding sequence ATGGGAAAAGATACCAACAAAGTGGTCCAAGAAAATAATATCCAATTGACTGTCGGCCTCAATGCCGATCGCACCCCCGTCAAAATTGAATGGGAAGCCTCCGATAGCCAAAACGGCCCCGAAGAATGCAAGGCCATGCTGGTCTCCCTCTTTGATAAGGCCCATAAAGATACCCTCAAAATTGATCTCTGGACCCTCGAGATGCAGGTCAATGAAATGGACCGCTTTATGTACCAAACCCTACGCGGCCTAGCCGATACTTATTATCGAGCCACCAATAACCAACAACTGAGCAACGACTTTATGCGCTTTGTCCAGTACTTTGGCGAAAAAACAGAAACCCTACCCAAAAAGTAG